Proteins from a single region of Apium graveolens cultivar Ventura chromosome 7, ASM990537v1, whole genome shotgun sequence:
- the LOC141672727 gene encoding uncharacterized protein LOC141672727 → MWSKIFGRKSTKNISQTSIQHKSSEPLKPEDFDDVFGGPPRCLHFHPSDYFYENMFQNPVRQCVEGGVQDLPEFKVSLAGGLDRKIFSRYFIEKNDDVRRSKLNRPSVLKSEELLSSNYQPFISENNVSRRIDVQPTWKMHGVQQKHEEMPDFTYISLVQKQVTDTEHQTENLRSTLSSFSRRTSSPESTSPGTYSYSRVKVYMEDEDAYTNEFQNDDDDDDDDDDDDDDYYYYDDIEIKSLYFIEINSCYREGTDGGVSVDEGIAWAKESYQSHCSSAKMTEMPDGCVDESKSLYIQGEYMNKIKTEKEQNMDEFSKREMKLLEEGIRLWSCGKERNIELLLSTLQDIPKQWLGSHPFHEPIRKVKCEKGLSESATMSSF, encoded by the exons ATGTGGTCGAAAATATTTGGCCGTAAATCTACCAAAAACATTTCACAGACAAGCATTCAACACAAATCATCAGAACCTTTAAAACCCGAGGACTTCGACGACGTATTCGGTGGACCACCACGGTGCTTGCACTTCCACCCATCCGACTACTTCTACGAAAACATGTTCCAGAATCCAGTAAGACAGTGTGTAGAGGGAGGTGTCCAGGACTTGCCGGAGTTTAAAGTTTCATTAGCCGGGGGACTTGATCGAAAAATATTTTCCCGTTATTTTATAGAGAAAAATGATGATGTTCGGAGATCAAAGTTAAATAGGCCGTCGGTTTTAAAATCGGAGGAACTTTTAAGTTCTAATTATCAGCCTTTCATCAGCGAGAATAATGTATCGAG ACGAATCGACGTACAACCTACCTGGAAGATGCATGGAGTACAACAAAAACATGAAGAAATGCCAGATTTTACATACATTTCTCTTGTTCAAAAACAAGTTACTGATACTGAACACCAGACTGAGAATTTAAGAAGCACACTTTCCAGTTTCTCTAGGAGGACCTCTTCACCTGAAAGTACGAGTCCTGGTACCTATTCATATTCAAGGGTCAAAGTATATATGGAAGACGAAGATGCCTATACCAACGAATTTCAAAATGATGATGATGACGATGACGacgatgatgatgatgacgacGACTACTACTACTACGACGACATCGAGATTAAGAGCTTATACTTCATTGAAATTAATTCTTGTTATAGGGAAGGAACTGATGGAGGAGTGAGCGTTGATGAAGGGATCGCATGGGCTAAAGAGAGCTATCAGTCACATTGCTCGTCGGCTAAAATGACTG AGATGCCAGATGGATGTGTGGATGAAAGTAAATCATTGTACATACAAGGG GAGTATAtgaataaaatcaaaacagagAAAGAACAAAATATGGATGAGTTT TCAAAGAGGGAGATGAAACTGTTGGAAGAAGGTATTAGGTTGTGGTCATGTGGAAAAGAAAGAAACATTGAATTGCTGCTGTCAACACTTCAGGAT ATACCCAAACAGTGGCTGGGTTCCCATCCCTTCCACGAACCTATACGAAAGGTCAAATGTGAAAAAGGCTTATCAGAAAGCGCAACTATGTCTTCATTCTGA